From Campylobacter showae:
GACCTCGATGATAAATTCGTTTTCGCTAAGACGAGAGCGAAGCGTGATCACGGCGCCGCGAGGAGAAAATTTGATCGCATTTTGGACGAAATTTTGGATAACATGCGTTAAAAGCGTCGTTTGTAGCGTCATTTCAAGTCTGCTAGGCGCAAAATCAGTCGCTATATCCTTGCCCTCGCCGCGAGCTAAAATTTTAAAATTATTCGCCGATTGATTTAAAAACTCGATGATGTCGATACGCACGGCCTCCTCAAACTGTGCGCCCTCCTGCCGTCCGATCTCTAGGATCGAGCTTATCATTTTGTTCATCTGATTGATGGCTTCGTTGTTGTTTTTGAGCGCTTCGATGTATTTTTCGCTCTCACGCGGCTTTATTAGCGTAACTTCGTTTTTGGTTTTCATCACCGCAAGCGGAGTTTTTAGTTCGTGCGCGACGCCGACAAAAAGCTCTTTTTGGTAAAGCACAAACGTCTGAATGCGCTCGATTAAGCGGTTTAGACTTTTGCCCAGCGGCTTAAACTCGGGTGGTAGCTCCTCAAGGCTCACCGTCTGCAAAAATCGCTCGTTTAAATTCGTCATTTTTCTGCTTAAAATTTTAATCGGCACAAGCAGCATTCGCGACAAAAACAGCACGTAAAAAATAATCAGAAGTATCGACGTGGCGTTTACCATGATGATATCGATTAAAATTTGATCTATGAGTTTGCTTTGATGAGTGGTGTCTTTAGTTAGAGCGATGCTCGTGTCATCCATATACGGATAAAATAACGTCAAATGAGTCTTTTGTCCCACCCTTTCCGTAGCGAAATAAGGCGACACGGTCTTTCCCTCGACGAGCTTTGCCCTAGTGGGACTATCGTTTAGCGTGAAGTACTCAAACGGTTTTTCTACTTTAGATAAATTTGCGCTCGTGGATAAAATTTTAGCTTCGTATGCGAGCGATTGTGAGATGCCCTCGTATATCGTGACCTTGATATACTGGTATAAAAGAACGGAGATGATGAGAATTAGCATCGTAGAAGCCGATGCTAATTGCACTATAAACCTAAATCTTAGGCTTTTTTGGGAAAGCAAAACCTATACCCGCGTCTTCTGACCGTCTCGATAGTCGAGATATTTAACGGTTTATCCATTTTTTGGCGGATTTGATTGATTGCTACTTCGATTACGTTTGGAGTTACGAGCTCAGGCTCCTCCCAGATCGCGTCTAGTAGTTGCTCTTTGCTGACGATTTGATCGCTGTGGCGAGCAAGGTGAGTTAGCACCTCAAACGGCTTTCCTTTTAGCTCGATATCTTGGCCTAGGTAGGTGATTTTCTCCTCGTCCGGATCGATGATAAGGTCGTCTATCTTGATAACGTTGGTGCCGCCAAAGCGCAGTCTTGCTTCGATTCTAGCTACCAAAACGTCAAAATCAAACGGCTTTTTGATATAGTCGTCCGCACCAGCTCTAAATGCCTTAACTTCGCTATCTTTATCGTCTTTCGCAGACAGTACGACTACTGCAGTGCGCGGGGATTTGTGTTTGATGATGTTGATTAGATCCACGCCGTCGCCGTCCGGGAGCATCCAGTCAGTCAAAACCAAATCGTAATTTCTAATACCGATGTAGTATTCGGCATCCTTGAAATTCTCCGAGCTGTCGGTCTGATAGCCGAACTCTTGCAAGCCCTCGGCGATGGTTTTGTTTAGAGTTACCTCATCTTCAACTATTAAAATTCTCATTTTTTCCCTTCAGTGAAATTTGTTGGGATTGTATCATAAATTAAGCAAGATTTCAAGATACTTTAAAAAAAATTTAATATTTAAACTCGGCTCTTGCGCCAACCATCGCATTTTTGACGATCTCGATTTTTAAAATTTCCATTTTCAAAAAGCTGAGCGAGCTAAATTTTTCCTTCAACTTTTTCGCGCAAATTTCAAGCGAGCTCTCCACGGTGCCAAATTTTTCCCGCGCGTAAATTTCCTCGATCAAATTTATCACTTTCACGTAGTCTATAAACTCGCCGCTTTCAAACTCCGCGCTCACTCTTACCTTCTGCGGCGTCACGCGCTCAAAATCAAGCAGACCGATGATGGTACTAAACTCGTAATCTTTGATAATCGTCGTCAAATTACGCGCTTTTCTTGCCCTGTTATCAGGCGTTTTATGTTTGGCAGGTGCTTGTAAACGACCAAAAACGCGATCAAAAATATCGGCGCATAGGAGTCGATGTCGGGAATCTGCGGCTGAAGCGCAAAAGTCGCTACGATAAACGCCACAAGCGCGGCTAGCGAGGCTAGCGAGGAGATCTTAAGCAGCTTGCCCACGACAAACCAAACTCCAAGCGCGATAGCGATTTCAAGCGGCAAAAAAACCGCCAAAACGCCAGCTCCCGTGGCTATGCCCTTACCGCCTTCAAATTTTAAAAACGGCGAGTAGCAGTGTCCGAGCACGGAAAGTACCGCCATCGCCCAAAGCGTCGCCGGCGCAAGGCCTAAAAATTTCGCGATCAGTATCGGCAAAACACCCTTTAAAACGTCGCAAACGACGGTCAAAATCGCGATTTTTTTAGCGAGTTTGGGATCTTTTTGCTTTAGCACGCGCAAAACGTTCGTTGCGCCGATACTGCCGCTACCTTCGCTTCTGATGTTTACTCCGCCGAAGATATACGCCAAAATCACGCCCGAGGGGATACCGCCTAGCAGATACGCCGCGGCGTAAGCTATCAAATTTTCGTTCATTTTTTTATCCTGATTTTTGTTTCGATTTCGCAATATTAATTAAATTCGGCTGATTTTTTGATAAATCGGTCGTTTTAAAGGGCGATAAATTTGTAAATTTTGCTAGCCGAGACCCGCACCTTTAAGGTACTAAATTTGGTTTGGTTAAATTTGGCGTTGCAAATTAGGCTCCTTACGTAAAAAATAACCATTTGAGGTTGTTTTTTACTTTATTATAAAGGGGGTGGGGGCTTGAATTGCGCTCTGCTTTGCAGCTCTCAAAGAGAGTGCAAGCACAAGGCGAGGCAAAGCCGAAGCAAAAGAGTTCCCCTTTTGTATCCACCTTTCTCTTTCTTTGGAGGCGGAAGGGGTTTCTACTTACGAAGCGTCGCCCCTTCCGCCCCCAAGCCCTCTCTAACCCCACTGCACGTGAGAAGTTGCTGCACTGCGTGCAGGTTAAATTTGACGCTATCGCGTCGCGTGTTTTAAATTTGCATTTTCAAGGTTTGGGTCTCGGCGAGTCAAATTTTTAAATTTAATGTCAAAATTTGAGCGTAAAACGATAAGGCGAAGTATCGTGAGATGATTTTAAATGTTTTGAAGTAAATTTCGTCCCAAGATAAGGCATGTAGCCTATCGCAGGGCGAAATTTACGAAATCATTTAAAAGCGCTCGCGAGACAAGCCGTTAAATTTATTTCCAAAGAAGATAGAGTTTTTCGTCGTATATATCGCTACTCTTTGGACTAACCTCCACCTCCGTCACCTCCACGTTTTGCACGTCGTTTTTGGCTTTTAGCGCGCTGGCGTCTTCTTCAAATTTCGCCATCAGCTCCTCGATCTGCGCGTTTAGCTGGGCGACTTCTTGCTCGCTTAGTTTGACGTCGCTACGCTCTTTTAGCACGCTGTTTGCCGAGCGCGCGGAGGTCGCGACCTTGCCGATGTTGCCGCTACTTAGTAGCCCTTTGCCGAAAATCGCGCCCAAAATGCTAGCCCCCACCGAGATCGCGGTCTCGATGCCCTTACTTTTAAAGTCTCGCTGCTCTTTTTCCAGCTTTGCCACCGAGCGGTTTAGTTTCTCCTCTAGGCGAGCTTTTTGTTTGCCAAATTCCGCCGTGAGCTTGGCCGTTTGCGCCTCTAAAATTTCGTTGCATTTATCGGCCAAACGGACGTAAAACTCCTCCTTACTCTCACCCGGCGCCGAGCTTAAATTTAGCGCGCTAAAGAGCCTAAGCTTATAGTTTCTATAGATAAATTCTTTAAAATTTTTGGTTAGATCTTTGAAATTTTTAGCTCCGGCGACAAAGCCCGGCAGCGGCGCGTACGAGAGCTTGAAATTCGGCTCTGCAACCGCGGTAAAATGCATATTTTCGCTAGCCTCGCTCCAGTCGGCGCTTTTTTGAGCTTCATCCAACCTTAGCGTGAAATTTACCTCGCGAACCTCGTCAAGCCCCTTTTTAGCGTCGTAAAATCGCACTTTGGCTTCGCTGTAAAGATACCCCTCCAGCTCGCCGCCCTCCTGCAAATTTGGGCTTGCGGCGTAAATTTGAGCGATGTCCGGCGATAGCACCGGTTTGGCGGCAAAGCTTTTTGCCAGGCTTGATCCGCTCAAATTTGACCCGCTCTTTTGCTCTTTCATCAAATTTGAAATTTGCTCGCGACTAAGCGGTCCTTTTAAATAGCTCAGAGCCCAGCGCGTCGAGATGACGGATAGTCCGTCCTCGTGGATGTTTTTTAGGAGGAAATTGCGCTTTTGCAAATTTGAGATGAGATTTTCTATCTCGCCTTTATCCATCGCAGAGCCCGCAAGCCCCGTCATACCGTCGATCACGCGCGCTTTGTCCTGCGCGGTTTGCAGGCGCCCGATAAACCACGTGCCGATGTTGCTAAGGCCTTTATAGTCTAGATCGACCGGGTTTTGGGTGCTTAGTATCACGCCAAGGCCGTGCGCGCGGGCTTGCTTGAGTAGAGTTAGCATCGGGGTTTTAGACGGCGGGTTGCCGTTTGGCGGGAAAAATCCGAAAATCTCGTCCATATAAAGCACGGCGCGAAGCGAGCTCGTACCCTCGGTCTTGCGCATCCACGCGATGATCTCGTTTAATAGCAGCGTCACGAAAAACATCCTCTCGCTGTCTTTTAGGTGCGAGATCGTAAAGATATTGCACTTTGCTTTGCCGTTTGCGTTAAAAAGCATCTTTGAGATGTCGAGTCGCTCGCCGCTTAGCCATGCGCGAAAATCGGGGCTTGCAAGCAGCGTGTTGATCTTGACGGCTAGCTTCATGCGCTCGGAGCTTGGGTAAAATTTCTCCACGTCAAATACGCCAATCTTGGCAAACGGAGGC
This genomic window contains:
- a CDS encoding sensor histidine kinase — translated: MLILIISVLLYQYIKVTIYEGISQSLAYEAKILSTSANLSKVEKPFEYFTLNDSPTRAKLVEGKTVSPYFATERVGQKTHLTLFYPYMDDTSIALTKDTTHQSKLIDQILIDIIMVNATSILLIIFYVLFLSRMLLVPIKILSRKMTNLNERFLQTVSLEELPPEFKPLGKSLNRLIERIQTFVLYQKELFVGVAHELKTPLAVMKTKNEVTLIKPRESEKYIEALKNNNEAINQMNKMISSILEIGRQEGAQFEEAVRIDIIEFLNQSANNFKILARGEGKDIATDFAPSRLEMTLQTTLLTHVIQNFVQNAIKFSPRGAVITLRSRLSENEFIIEVIDEGCGIDESKDLFAPFKRFGDKGGAGLGLFLAKGAAQALGGSVSIKNRTDGHNGAISTLTLAINKNNKGK
- the hsrA gene encoding homeostatic response regulator transcription factor HsrA, producing the protein MRILIVEDEVTLNKTIAEGLQEFGYQTDSSENFKDAEYYIGIRNYDLVLTDWMLPDGDGVDLINIIKHKSPRTAVVVLSAKDDKDSEVKAFRAGADDYIKKPFDFDVLVARIEARLRFGGTNVIKIDDLIIDPDEEKITYLGQDIELKGKPFEVLTHLARHSDQIVSKEQLLDAIWEEPELVTPNVIEVAINQIRQKMDKPLNISTIETVRRRGYRFCFPKKA
- a CDS encoding dihydroneopterin aldolase, encoding MTTIIKDYEFSTIIGLLDFERVTPQKVRVSAEFESGEFIDYVKVINLIEEIYAREKFGTVESSLEICAKKLKEKFSSLSFLKMEILKIEIVKNAMVGARAEFKY
- the plsY gene encoding glycerol-3-phosphate 1-O-acyltransferase PlsY — protein: MNENLIAYAAAYLLGGIPSGVILAYIFGGVNIRSEGSGSIGATNVLRVLKQKDPKLAKKIAILTVVCDVLKGVLPILIAKFLGLAPATLWAMAVLSVLGHCYSPFLKFEGGKGIATGAGVLAVFLPLEIAIALGVWFVVGKLLKISSLASLAALVAFIVATFALQPQIPDIDSYAPIFLIAFLVVYKHLPNIKRLITGQEKRVI
- a CDS encoding ATP-binding protein; amino-acid sequence: MKTIQENLKLFYVGLKDKEPFFYKNKDLTTHAAIIGMTGSGKTGLGIGILEEACIDNIPTFIIDPKGDMTNLALAFPQMRAQDFAPYVDENEAQNKGMSTDEFAASEAQTWAKGIEGSFQSLERVGLFKDSAELKIYTPKSSSGVGVALLGDFARPSLEVGSEEFSEYVGSLASSVLSLLGIENDVNSKEHLLISNIFIDKFSQGADVSLEELIGFIATPPFAKIGVFDVEKFYPSSERMKLAVKINTLLASPDFRAWLSGERLDISKMLFNANGKAKCNIFTISHLKDSERMFFVTLLLNEIIAWMRKTEGTSSLRAVLYMDEIFGFFPPNGNPPSKTPMLTLLKQARAHGLGVILSTQNPVDLDYKGLSNIGTWFIGRLQTAQDKARVIDGMTGLAGSAMDKGEIENLISNLQKRNFLLKNIHEDGLSVISTRWALSYLKGPLSREQISNLMKEQKSGSNLSGSSLAKSFAAKPVLSPDIAQIYAASPNLQEGGELEGYLYSEAKVRFYDAKKGLDEVREVNFTLRLDEAQKSADWSEASENMHFTAVAEPNFKLSYAPLPGFVAGAKNFKDLTKNFKEFIYRNYKLRLFSALNLSSAPGESKEEFYVRLADKCNEILEAQTAKLTAEFGKQKARLEEKLNRSVAKLEKEQRDFKSKGIETAISVGASILGAIFGKGLLSSGNIGKVATSARSANSVLKERSDVKLSEQEVAQLNAQIEELMAKFEEDASALKAKNDVQNVEVTEVEVSPKSSDIYDEKLYLLWK